The genomic segment TTCATGAAGACCTCATTTTTCGTTCAGGGAGCTGGATGATAATCCTGCCATGGAAAAATGTACAAATTATGCGGTCAGTATATGGTGATGTTTTTATTATCGATCTTTGCCTGGCGGAGTAAACCAAGTCCTGCCACATGATATTCACTTGTATGGTTCAATGAGCTTATTCGCGATGCTGTAACTCACTGGCCAGTTGCTGTGCCTGAGTAATTTCATCGAGTGTCATACGCTGCTCCAGATATTGCCTGGTCCACTCAACACGACCATACACCTCACTGTCCTGGCGGGTTTGCAAAAAGTAATGGCTGTATGCAAGTGCCTGAATATAGTTTTGTCCGCCGGTGTCAGGGTCCAGATACTGATAGCCACGGATCAACTGTAAGGTCGCTTTCTCCCCACCCAGTATTGCGGCTTGTTCGGTCACCTGATATTTCTGTGCCGTGAATGCTTGCATACGAGCAACCTGTTCATCTCTGGTGAGTGTACGCAAACGCAGCGCCTGGTGTATTTCCGTCGGCGCGAGTAGCCATAGTGTATCGGCTGCTTTGTCAGAGCCCATTTTGGCTGCGTTTATTAGCTTCTCTACATAGTTTTCATCACGGTTGGTGTTGCTCAGACAGCCTTCATATCTGGTTTTCATGGTATCGATTATCTCGTGCACTTCATTGCGAGATAATGCCTCTTCGAACCATTGATTGAACGCTTCGTCGCTACGCGGTACGTTGCGACACTGGCGTATTTGCATGGCTTGTTTGAATAGTGCCTCGGCTGACTCGGTCTGCACCTGCTCGGGTTGTTGGCGTGTCGTGCTGACAATTGTATTCGTCAGGCCCCGGTGCTGAACGTGTTCGATAATGGGGGCTGCAACTTTGGTATTCTCGGTTTTATTCTGTTCTTTTGGGTAAAGGTACAGCGTACAAATAAAAAGACAAAGGCCTGTCAGCAGGCCAATATATAGACGGTGCATTAAAAGGGTCCCTGTTGATGAAAGGTGCCGCTTTATGAAGGCGGCACCCGAGATTAAAATCCGTTTTTAAGCACCAGGGCTCTGTCGACCACCTGGCCCTGATGGATCACTGTGTGGATTTTTTGGGTGTTCTGAATATCTTCTATCGGTGAGGCATCCAGGACCACAAAGCTTGCCTGAGCGCCGGTTTGCAGTGTGTTATCTATACCCAAGAAAGTCCCCGCTTTTGTTGTTGCTGCTGCCAGTGCTTGCCAGTTTGTCATACCTGCCTGAGTGAATTTCAGTATTTCTCTGTGTACAGAGTAACCCTGAATAGTGCCGTAGTTACCGGCGTCTGTGCCTGCTAAAACGGTTACACCGGCCTTCACTAACGCAGCCAGGTTGGCTGTTCTCTGGTCGTCGAGTTTGCGCCACTTGGCCTCCCGGTCGCCCCACTTCTTCATAGTTTGTTCGCTTTGGTAACCTGCGATAATGTCGGGAGTCGTCATAGCCTGAACCAGTTCGGAAGCAAGTACGGTCTTGTCGAACAGAAAATCCGTCAAGTCTGTGTGAACTGTCATAGTTGGGATCACCACCATCTTTGTTTTGGCTATTTTATCTGCCAACCCTGCCGGGATGGGTGTACCGGGAATGTGTGTAAAAGCACTTGCCCCTACCTCTATGGCATCACTGACCTCCTGCCAGGTTTTAAGGTGGACAATGGTTTTGATCCCCAACTGGTTGCTTTGCTGGACAATGGCAGAAAAGGTCGCTTTATCAATTGAGGGCTGGTCGTCACTGGGTTGATATACCACTTTAATAACGTCGGGTTTGGCTTTGGCCAGGCTTTGCACTTGAACTACGGCTTCTTCGGGGGTCGACATAGTGCGTGTTTCCAGGCCGTATTCTGTGCAATGGCCTTTTGGCGCGGTCAGACAAGATAAACTGCTGTAGATATCGGCACCCAAAAACGCACCTGTTCTTTGTTTTTGTCTTGCAGCTATCTGGCTTTGCTCATGGCCAAATAAGTCTACAAACCCAGTTACTCCGGTATAAAGTACACGTTGGGAGATCTTTTCAGTACCGGCAAAATCTGATTTAGCATGGGGAGCCCGATTGCCAAAAGCATGAACATGCATGTCGATCAGTCCCGGGATTAACCAACGGTTGTTCAGATTGAGTATTTGACCTTTAAAGTTGGCTGGAGGTACGGCGTATTCAGCGGCTATCTTGCCTTGCTCAATAAGCACGGCACCACGGCGGATCTTTTGTTTTTCGGTATCGACTATCTGAACCTGAGTGAGCAGCAGTGTATCTGGAGAAGAGATTGGGTTATCAGCTGCATAGCTAAATTGTGTTGTCGAGAGCATGAGCATGGCACCACTGAGTATGGCTGTCAGCTTTGTAACTATTGTTTTCATTATCTGGATCCTTGAGCTGAAAAAGTGTTTTTTATTAGTGTTATATCCAGCGTCATAGTGTGCCTATTTAGCAGATACCGTGCAACGTTAAATAGGCAGGGTTACGCAATGTAAAGGGGGTTGACGCCGCTTAAGAAGGCGCCAGAGCAGGTTCAATAAAACTTATTGTGATATTGTAAGATTTATTTTCGTCGCCCGGCTCTTATGTCTCCATGGTTGCCGATGACCCAGTATTTTTCGAACAATTGGGGTATAGATTGGTCGCACCGAAGAGCCAGGGCATGACTAAGAGGTTCCAGCCTCACAAATAAACTCAAGGGTCACTATGAAACAGAACATTGCGCACATCGCGCTGGTGGTCAACGACTACGACGAAGCGCTCGACTTTTATGTCGGTAAACTTAAGTTTGAGTTAATAGAAGATACCTATCAGGCGGAGCAAGATAAGCGCTGGGTAGTGGTGGCACCGCCTAATTCTCAGGGAGTTGCTTTATTACTTGCAAAAGCCTCTAAACCAGAACAAAAACGCTTTGTGGGCGACCAGGCGGGCGGTCGTGTGTTTTTGTTTTTAAGCACTGACGATTTTTGGCGGGACTATGAAGCGATGAAAGCTGAGGGGATTCAGTTTGTGCGAGAGCCCGCGACACAAGACTATGGCACGGTGGCCGTATTTGAGGACTTGTATGGGAATTTATGGGATCTGATCCAGTACTGCGATGACCACCCGATGTCTCGCAGGTGCTGCTAGTTTCAATAGCCATGCAACAAAGTGGATATAGGATCTGCAAACGATACTTACTGATGAGTTTTTATAAATAGAGTACACTCAAGCACTTATCCAGTGTCATATCTTTTGGAGTCATATAACAATGATAAAAGTGGATTACGCTCAGTATACTCTGGAAGAGCTTATGGAAGCTCGGCAGCATATAAGCGC from the Pseudoalteromonas sp. R3 genome contains:
- a CDS encoding amidohydrolase family protein, whose translation is MKTIVTKLTAILSGAMLMLSTTQFSYAADNPISSPDTLLLTQVQIVDTEKQKIRRGAVLIEQGKIAAEYAVPPANFKGQILNLNNRWLIPGLIDMHVHAFGNRAPHAKSDFAGTEKISQRVLYTGVTGFVDLFGHEQSQIAARQKQRTGAFLGADIYSSLSCLTAPKGHCTEYGLETRTMSTPEEAVVQVQSLAKAKPDVIKVVYQPSDDQPSIDKATFSAIVQQSNQLGIKTIVHLKTWQEVSDAIEVGASAFTHIPGTPIPAGLADKIAKTKMVVIPTMTVHTDLTDFLFDKTVLASELVQAMTTPDIIAGYQSEQTMKKWGDREAKWRKLDDQRTANLAALVKAGVTVLAGTDAGNYGTIQGYSVHREILKFTQAGMTNWQALAAATTKAGTFLGIDNTLQTGAQASFVVLDASPIEDIQNTQKIHTVIHQGQVVDRALVLKNGF
- a CDS encoding VOC family protein, whose protein sequence is MKQNIAHIALVVNDYDEALDFYVGKLKFELIEDTYQAEQDKRWVVVAPPNSQGVALLLAKASKPEQKRFVGDQAGGRVFLFLSTDDFWRDYEAMKAEGIQFVREPATQDYGTVAVFEDLYGNLWDLIQYCDDHPMSRRCC